From Gossypium raimondii isolate GPD5lz chromosome 11, ASM2569854v1, whole genome shotgun sequence:
aattcgattaaaacttatatttattaaataattgattgGCGTTGGATTAAATCGGTTAAATCAATTGGTCTCTTAACCAAAAGATAGTATACATGACTTCGATTACATACAGGAGGCCCAAGAGATGACCGGAGACAATTACAAGAAGAAAGGTGGATTCAAGgcttccattttcatttttggtaattaaaccaaaccctttattttatttatataggGTTAGTTCAAAAATAGATTAGGTTTGttgaaaattagtttaaattttttgtaggAAGTCGGGAAgaagttgtatatttttacaatgctaaaatataattttatcattttaaaatatttttttatgattattttaaaagattaaataaaaaattcaacatttttaagGAGTCAAAAgtacaatttaaccatttaataaattaaaatcttataaattttaaaatatcaaaagcgaaaattttaattttaagggcTCGGGGCTCGGGGCTCGGGGCTCGGGGCTCGTACTAACCCCTGGCGAGAAGACaaatagataatttaattagaaagtgattttccaaaataaagctAATATGGTTTTGGAAGGTATAATTATGAATTCCATCTTCTactttatgaaaaataaaaaagttggtctctttatttcaattcatcagaatttagtccttgtttCTTACAAAAATTGAAAGTTAATTCAATCGAATAACATTGTTAGACCTAAAAATTAGCAGTTCAGCCATTTATATGCAcagaaataacaaaaatcagTGATACAATCATTTCTATGCAACAAAttagaaagaaggaaaagaaaaaacaacaacaattcaAGTTTATATGTTCACTGACAACCGGATTAACTTCTCAATTTTGATGAAGTAGAGGGataaaatttggaattaaaCCTATTTTGAAACCATTTTCTAAACTGGGGTTGAGTTTTGATCTAAATTGCATGTACATATctaatgttttcatttttgcaGCGCTGGTGTCATTAGAAAACATGGGTTTCATTGCCAACATGGTCAGCTTGGTCCTGTACTTCATGTATGTTATGTTCTTCAATTATCCCAATTCTGCAAACACAGTTACAAATTTCATGGGCTCAACCTTCTTGCTCTCCCTTATTGGTGGCTTCATTTCTGATACTTTCATAAGTAGATTCACTACTTCTATTATTTTCGGATTCATTGAAGTGCTGGTGAGAACTTAATTccgaaaaataaaatctttttagttgttaaatgttaaatattgatCGAGCATCATGCTGACAACGTAAAAGTATTGTTCTTTTTTAGTGTCGTTGAAGAGTAATTCCACGGAAAATCGACCTGCTCTCGGAAAGTAGAACATAACTATTTTAATGacaatatttttacatttcaaatgacacagaaaattttgttttttgtttttaaattacaCATCAACCGAGGAACTAAATCTCCAAGATGAGTAATACAATGCAGGGACGAAAACCATAATTTGACCCAGACCCTCCCCTCCTTATAGGCTTAACTAAAACAAGGTTTTGATTTGCAGGGATTGGCATTGGTAACAATCCAGGCTTATTCAAAGGATTTGCAGCCCGCATACTGTGGCAAGCCCAGCTGCATAGACGGTAGCAAGGCGGTGATGTTCTACTTTTCACTGGGGTTGTTGGCATTGGGGGCCGGTGGGGTCAAGGGAGCTCTTCCAGCACTTGGTGGTGACCAATTTGATCATAAAGACCCCAAGGAAGCCAAAGCTCTAGCAAGGTATTTCAACTGGCTATTGCTCAGTACTACACTCGGAGCCTGTGTCGGAGTGACGGGGATCGTGTATCTGACCACTGAAAAGCACAAATGGTATTGGGGTTTCTTCATATCGACTGTGGCTACCTTCATAGGTTTCACTGTTCTTGCACTCGGCAAGCCTTTCTACCGCCTACGAGAACCCAAGATGGCCGATAGCCCCATCATAAGGATAACTCAGGTTCAGTACTATTTATCCCTGCATTTCATTTCTGAATGGATATATCTACAAATAGAAACAAGGGTGGTGACAAAGGTGATAAACATTTCTTTTGTGTTATGATCATTCATAGGTCATAGTAGTAGCCATAAACAACAGTAAGCTAGCTCTGCCGGATAGTCCAGATGAATTGTATGAGATCAGGAAAACCGAAAATGATTTCAGGGAGGAAATAATCTCCCACACCAACCAATTCAGGTAATGCAAATGTGATGTGACTGTATGATAGCTAAAcatgtttaaacaaaaatttggaAACCAACTGTGATTCATGATTCTTGGTCAGATTCCTAGATAAAGCTGCAATTGTTCCGAAAGATTCGAAGACAACACCATGGACGGTGTGCACAGTGACTCAAGTTGAAGAAGTTAAGATACTAACCAGGATGTTGCCCATTTTATTCAGTACAGTCATAATGAACACATGTCTGGCGCAGCTGCAGACATTCTCAGTTATGCAAGGTAATTTCATGAATCGCAAGATTGGAAATTTCAACGTTCCTGCTGCTTCGATCCCGATAATCCCACTGGTTTTCATGTCCATTCTGGTCCCCATCTATGAGTTTTTCTTTGTCCCTTTTGCTCGAAAAATCACGAAACATCCGTCGGGCATCACGCAACTCCAACGTGTCGGTGTGGGGCTTGTTCTGTCAGCAATTTCAATGGCTATTGCCGGTATTGTTGAGGTTAAAAGAAGGGATCAAGCTCATAGGGACATAATGAAGCCCATAAGCCTCTTCTGGCTCTCCTTTCAATATGGAATATTTGGAATTGCAGACATGTTCACTCTTGTGGGACTGCTGGAATTTTTCTACAGGGAAGCACCGATAGGCATGAGATCACTCTCCACATCATTTACGTGGTTAACACTATCTTTTGGCTACTTCTTAAGTACAGTGTTTGTCAATGTCATAAACGCCATCACCAAAAGAACCAGTTCAAGCAAACAAGGTTGGATTCATGGATTAGACTTAGACTCGAGTCACTTAAATCTCTTTTACTGGTTTTTAGCTATCCTTAGCTGCCTAAACTTTTTAAACTATTTGTACTGGGCCTCATGGTACAAATACAAGACGGAAGAACCTGATCATAGTGAACCCAAACCTATAGATATGACTACCGAACAGCTTCCCATGGAGGAAGTACCTGATCCTACTGAAGCCAAAGGTGAGGATTTGAGTACCAGACCGCTTGTTGCGGAGGAAGAACCTGAGCATACTGAAGCCAAAGCTAAGGATTTGAGTACCGGACCGCTTCTCGTGAAGGAAGGAAGCACCGTGGATGGAGGAGTAACCGAAGTACATGAAGGTCCCTCTTCTGTTCAAACAGAGGATTCTAAGCAACAACCTACAAGTTGATGAGAGCCATAAACATGCGTATGTGACGGcaaataataatcattttatcaattcaaaaaatcAGTAACCCAGAGCCAGAGGTTGGCcaaaacaaacattttgaatACATTCTATTGAGTTATTTATGTCTTAGATAGACCGACATTATTTGCATGGATGATGGACCTTGATAATGAATTTACATATGCAAGCAACGATTTCAAGTCTCGTTGACATACCAAAAACTGAGCATATTCTAACTCGCATTGTGCTGAAATTAGTATTCGGTTGACCATCATCATCACCATAGAGAAAAAGCTTCAGCCTCCACATGAAGCAAAATAGATTCATATCCTCCGCTCAAAAAGCTAACAATTATAACCTacacttaaatatatatttggtgTTTAACACTTTCTTCAAACCACAATTTgataaaacatgataaaaatcAAAAGTGCTCTCACCTATCAGGTAACTTCTTATCTCCATCAGTTGATCTAAAAGGTACACTACCAGTGATTTCTGAGGCTCGACCATTCTCTTGCACTTCAGCTGGCTGTTGAAAACTTTCATTTGCTGTTTGGTACTAGCATCGCAAAATGaatatcaaatttgattaaattcagCTAGACCAAAAATATAGCAAAATGTTCAGATGAGTGACAAGTTAATAGAATCCAACACCCTTCTTCTGCCGTCCTTATCTGTGAATGTATATATTCCAACTCCTGCATTATAAGAACTAAGAAGCATAGTGCTTCCTCCTTgatgaaaagataaaagattTCTTTAATCTAACCTAACAAGAAAAATTGGTCAGGTTTACCATGAATTTGTCTACATGGAAATCATTATCACATTGACTAGTCATCGAGCGTATGCTTCTATACCATGTGAAATAGCTTTCTCTTTTGCCTCAAGACAACCTTCTCCTAGTGGCAACCGAAACCCGCTTGAGCAAATATTAGAACTCttcttatctttttctttctaaagaaaaatatgaattgaaaagaaacaagaaaattttcctAACCTGAGTAGATGTCTGATTCATTGAGCTATTGATGTTAGTATTCTGTGCCACTTGTGAGTTGATATTCTGAATTGGGTCCTTTGAACTAGAAGCTGTAGCTGAATCCATATTGTCCATAGGACCTCCCAGTCCACAGGCACTCAATCCAATGGCTGATTTCATGAGGTGTCCACCAGGAATAGGAAATAAAGGTGCACCTGGCATCGACATTGGAAGTCCTTGACCATGAAGACCATATAGCGGGAGGTTAGCTCCTGGCATCTCATGGAATGCAGTCGAACCTGACAAATGAGGGCCTGAGCCAGAAAAAGGTGCTCCACAGACTGGAGGCACCTGAACCATAGGGAAAGCAGAAGCTATAGTATTCGTTTCAGGAAATGGCATCCCAAAACCCATACCTAGACCCATTCCAAAACCCATGGATGAAAAATAAGCCATTTGAGTGGCATGCATGTGTTGCATTCCAGTTGGCAACATCATCGGTGGCACAGATAAGCCAGCTCGCATAGACATAATCTGCGAAAGGTTggtaattaataaattgaacttATTTGATTACCCTTCagagaatcaaaattgaaatatacaACAAAAAGAACAGTTAGAAGAAAGATGACAGAGATCTTACCTGCACTTGTAGTTGGAGTGTCTTAAGATAGTCAATTGCTTCATCAAGCATTGAAGCTTTGTCCACCTTGTaatgtcaaaatataaaatgtcaACAGCTTTAAAATACAAAAGCTATAAGGTCTTTGATGGTCTGTTTTAAACTACTTATAGAATAAGCAAGGATATGCCATGAGCTCATTGATCTACTCCCAGAATCACATCTGTTTCTAAGAAAAATCCCTtgatttagtttaaaaaaaggTTTACTGAATTAGCAACCTTGTTGCAGTTAGGTATGAGCTCCTGTAAAGCACGCATCTTCTCATTTATCCTATCCCTTCGCCTCTGTTTGTGTAATTCCATCCAGATCTTACAATCAGAAACAGCCATATGAAAgacaaatatcaaattattgaactaatGAAATGCTCTTCCTCACCCTTTCAGATAAATTATGCACTTCAGCTGCCCGGCTTCTCTTGAACCCCTTACCTCCTCGAGTGGGAACTGCTTTTTTCACACCTACAGATTCTTCTTCAGCATCCTACACATAATTTGGTTTGTTGGATTCAATGGCAAAGGAAAAATGAGTTAAAAGCACAgcaacacaaaataaaattatatcctACAACTTACTTCGCTAGGACATTCAAACTCCTCATTATcatggttttttttcttcaaattatgTACTACTGGATCGTCAGAA
This genomic window contains:
- the LOC105801274 gene encoding protein NRT1/ PTR FAMILY 4.5 — encoded protein: LKQGFDLQGLALVTIQAYSKDLQPAYCGKPSCIDGSKAVMFYFSLGLLALGAGGVKGALPALGGDQFDHKDPKEAKALARYFNWLLLSTTLGACVGVTGIVYLTTEKHKWYWGFFISTVATFIGFTVLALGKPFYRLREPKMADSPIIRITQVIVVAINNSKLALPDSPDELYEIRKTENDFREEIISHTNQFRFLDKAAIVPKDSKTTPWTVCTVTQVEEVKILTRMLPILFSTVIMNTCLAQLQTFSVMQGNFMNRKIGNFNVPAASIPIIPLVFMSILVPIYEFFFVPFARKITKHPSGITQLQRVGVGLVLSAISMAIAGIVEVKRRDQAHRDIMKPISLFWLSFQYGIFGIADMFTLVGLLEFFYREAPIGMRSLSTSFTWLTLSFGYFLSTVFVNVINAITKRTSSSKQGWIHGLDLDSSHLNLFYWFLAILSCLNFLNYLYWASWYKYKTEEPDHSEPKPIDMTTEQLPMEEVPDPTEAKGEDLSTRPLVAEEEPEHTEAKAKDLSTGPLLVKEGSTVDGGVTEVHEGPSSVQTEDSKQQPTS